In the genome of Theropithecus gelada isolate Dixy chromosome 19, Tgel_1.0, whole genome shotgun sequence, the window AGAGGGTTGGAGCTAATGGTCAGGCCCAAGAACGTGGGGATGGAGAACCTGTGGGGGTGAGCTGAGAAGCTGGGAGGAAGCGGCGAGAACGGAGATACTGGAAACTCacagggggaggaggggagccaTTATTGGTGAGGGCAGTGGCTCCCAACATTGGCCAGATGTCCAAATCACCCagggtaactttttaaaatcccaagGCCTAGGCTACAGTGAACCAATTACATCAGACTCTGTGAGGGCAGGACCCATGTATcagtatcaatttttaaaaatgcctcagagggctgggcgcagtggctgacacctgtagtcccagcactttgggaggccgaggcaggcagatcacttgatgttaggagtttgagaccagcctagccaccatggtgaaaccccatctctactaaaaatacaaaaattagccaggcgtggtggcccatgcctgtagtcccagctacctgggaggctgagacaggaaaatcgcttgaacccaggaggcggaggttgcagtgagttgagattgcaccactgcacttcagcctgctcacacagcgagacactgtctcaaacaaaaccaaaaaaaaaaaaaagaaagaaaataattgcctCAGAGGTCCAATGTGCAGAGAACTGGCCCAGGGTATGATTGGAAGAGGACTGAGGTCAAATGCAGTACAAGATAGCTGGCCAAGACAGCAAGGGACCCAGAGGTCTGGGTGGTCAAAGCATCCTCTGTGTTACTTTCTAAGCATCTAATAATTAGGGCAAGAGTGGTAGACAACGCCAGTGAGAAGGAGCtgaattctggtttttttttgagagggagtcttgcccaggctggagtgcaatggcgtgatctcagctcactgcaacctctgcctcctgggttcaagcgattatcttgcctcagcctcccgaggagctaggattacaggcatgcgccacctcaccaggctaattttgtatttttagttgaggcagtgtttctccatgttggtcaggctggtctcgaactcccgacctcaagtgatccacctgcctcagcttctcaaagtgctgggattacaggtgtgagccaccgcgcccggccaggagccGAATTCTTCAAGAAACAAAGAGCAGTCACCAGAGGGACTGATACGGGGCAGGAAGTGATGACACATGCACTTCAAGACTGGGGGTTtctggcctggcgcggtggttcacgcctgtaatcccagcactttgggaggctgaggcaggcagatcacctgaggctgggagttcaagagcagcctggacaacgtggcaaaaccccgtctctactaaaaatacaaaaattagccagtgtgatggcgtgtgcctgtaaccgcagccacttgggaggctgaggcaagagaatcggtTGAACTCAGGGCGggggtggcggttgcagtgagccgagattgctgcactgcactccagcctgggcaacagagtgagattctgtctcaaaaaaataaaataaaataaaaaatacatataaaaattagctgggcgtgatggcgcatgcctgtagtgccagctactcaggaggcaggagaatcacttgaacccgggaggcagaggttgcagtgagccaagatcgtgccactgtactccagcctaggcaacagcgtgagactccatctcaaaacaaaaaacaaaaaacaaacaaaaaacaacaaaaaagactaaGGGTATCAGAAGAGATAGGAACCAGGAGGTGAACTAGCCtcccactcaggaggctgcagaagTGGGGGGCCAGGTTCCAGTTAGAGCAAGAAGGGCAGAGTGTGTCAGACAggcagaagaaatggaaagaaacgGAGAATTTATCTTTCTTGAGACacggtcctgctctgttgcccaggctggagtacagtggtgtgatcacggctcactcgcaggctgaagcgatcctcccaccttagcctcctgggtggctgggagtacaagcacctgccaccacacccaattaattttcaattttgtagagatgaggtctcactatgttgctcaggctggtctggaactcctggcctcaagcaatcctcctacctcggcctccacAAAATACTGGAATCACAGGggtgagtcactacacccagccattGGAGGACTTCTTCTGATTAACGGTATGTAGTAGAGGGCCCAGTGGAAAGACgggagagaggggaaagggtCGGCCTCAGCCTGTGGGCAAGGGGAGGACCTGTGAGTACCTGCCCCGCGAGAGGatgatgattcctcaaaaacaCACATGCGGAGCACTGGGCCCACTGCCAAAGCAGGAAGCCAGACTCTGTGCACCATTGTTACTTTTAGCATTCAGCTCCACATGGCGCTGCCATCTCCCCTGTCCCTGGACCCCACGGAAGTTACCCAGAAGGCCTGGAAGTGGCAGGTCTCCAGCAGGTCCCCAAGGTACAAAATCTGTCGGATTGGCCTTTCTTCTTGCTGGTAGGAGGAAGCGTTAAGGAAAACTGGCTTCGGAGCTAAGGTTGGGCCACAGGTCACCCCTCCCCACCTACCTTCTTCTGGCTGCTTTCTTCCAAAGGTTCAGCTCAGAAAAAGAGCTGGAAAAGGAAGCCAGCTTATCTCTCCCGCAGGTGTATGCAGGAGAAAGGATGTTGGCTGCAGGACTGTTTGTaatggcaaaagaaaagaaatgacgtGCCAgtcctggtggctcacacctgtaatcctggcactttgggaggccaaggcaggtggatcacctgaggtcaggagttcaagaccagcctggccaacatggtgaaaccccatctctactaaacatacaaaaaatcagccgagtgtggtggcacgtgcctgtagtcccagctacttggggggctgaggcaggagaatcacttgaacctgggaggaggaggctgcagtgagccgagatcatgacactgcactccagcctgggtgacagagcgagactctgtctcagaaaaaaaaaaagaaagaaagaaaatattaactggccgggtgcggtggctaaagcctgtaattccagcactttgggaggccaagatgggcggatcacgaggtcaggagatcgagaccatcctggctaacacggtgaaaccctttctctactaaaaaatacaaaaaaccagccgggcgaggtggcgggcgcctgtagtcccagctactcaggaggctgaggcaggagaatggcgtaaacctgggaggcggagcttgcagtgagctgagatccagccactgcactccagcctgggcgatagagcgagactctgtctcggaaaaaaaaaaaaaaaaaaaaaagaaaatattaacaacaaaaaaatctactattactactaataaaataaaacctaaaggctgggcacggtggcttacacctgtaatcccagcactttgggaggttgaggcgggcagatcacctgaggtccggagtttgagagcagcctggccaacatagcaaaacccgtctctactaaaaatacaaaaattatctgggcatggtggcatgcacctgtcttcccagctgctcggaaggctgaggcaggagaatagcttgaacctgggaggtggaggttgcagtaagcagagatcatgccactgccctccagcctgggtgacagagcaaggttccgtctcaaacaaacaaacacacacaaaaaaaccacctAAAATCATTCCTATGTCAAGCTTCCTCTACTATTTCTGAAAGACAGCACCGAGCTTTGCTTCCTTTAGCCCATGAGTGTCCTCTCTGCCTGGATCACCTTTGCCTACCCCTTCACCTACCTCCTTATGTTTTAGATGTTCCCTCCTCCAGGAGGCCCtagtttaaacattttctagttaaaaatacaaaagagtgaACAGTGGCAAAATAGGTCTTCCCTCCCTCGTCTCACAGCCATCCTTCCTAGGAGGCTAACAGTCATTTGCAATTCTTGGGTACTTTTCCACCTTTCCAGACATTGTTCTATAGAAATGTAAATACAGATGGCTGTGTTCATGTCCACATATTCCCCCACCCAAATGGTCAGGTGCCTGctctagctcttttttttttttttttttttttgagacactgtgtcacccagggtggagtgcagcagcacgatcttggctcactgcaacctccacctcccgggttcaagtgatcctcctgcctcagtctcccaagtagctgggactataggtgtgtgccaccgtgcccggctaagtttttgtatttttagtagaaatggggtttcgccatgttggccaggctggtctcgaactcctgacctaaggtgatccacccaccgtaatctctcaaagtgctaggattagaggtgtgagtcactgtgtccggCTGCTGTGGCCCTTCTAACCCAACCCTGACCACTCCAGTCTATCACTGTCTGCCTCCTCACTGGACTGTGACAACTTCGTGAAGACAGGGCCCAGGCCTGTCTCAGTCACACAGTGTCCCAGCACGGTCCAGCACCCTGCCATGCTGGGCCAGAGCAGGCACTTGGTGTTTGTGGATGCACCCACAGACCATCTCCCCCGGAATTCATGCACTTTGACTCTGGCCCCTTCCCACACAGGCCCTGGCCCCAGTGCTGGAAGGATACATGTGCCTGGTCGATCATGCACTTGCATAGGGTGAAATCTGTGTGCGGCAGGTTGGTGAGGGCCTTCAGCAGGATCTGGGCGGTGACCGTGGTCTGAAAGAAGGCTGGGTTGAACTGGTACctaagaaagagaacaagagacaTGGCCACATGTGGCACCTCCAAGTCTCCAACCCTCTCCAGGTGCCAGGCAGGCTGTCCACTGCTTTATTCTGGAGTTTGGGAATTGGACATGCCTGGGTTCCAATCCCAATCCCAATGCTTCCTGGCTGTAtaaccttcacctccctgagcctactttcctcctctgtgaacAGAGACAGTTAATGCTCACAACCACCCAGTGGGGCAGACACTGCTAAGTGATTCACAAACAAATGAGAACAGCAGCAGCGGTCTGCAGTAGTGGCTAAGGAACCAGAGCCAGACTGCCTTGGTTTAAACTTCCCGCTGAGTGACCCTGGACTGCTTATTTATGACATGAGGAGCAGACAAGAGAGAGATTAAGAGGCACTGAAAGGCTAAAGAGCAGAGAAAGGAAACTGAGGGGCTGTCAGTTTCCTCCCTTGCAAAAGAGGACAACagaaggtggggggtggggggtggctcaagcctgtaatcccagtactttgggaggccgagatgagcggatcacctgaggtcaggagttcaagactagcctggccaacatgacaaagccccgtctctactaaaaatacaaaaattagctgggcatagtggcgcatacctctagtcacagctacttaggaggctgaggcaggaggattgcatgaacctgggagacaaaggatgcagtgagctgagatcatgagatcacatcaaggcactccagcctgggcaacaaagtgagactctgtctcaaaaaagaaaagaaaagaaaagaaaaaggaaaaaaagaaagcaagcaagaaagcacCCAAgtaaaattaactgggcatggtggtgcctgtagtcccagctattcaggaggctgaggcgggaggatcgcttgagtccagaaggctgaggctgcagtgagccatgactgtgccactgaactacagcctgggcaacagaagatcctgtctccaaaaaaaaaaaaaaaaaaaaaaaagtggaggtaGGAAGAACCCACACGTCCATCAAGAGCCAGAAGAGATCACATTAGGACAGTCACACAAGTGACACACTGAAGAGGTATACATCCATGAAAACAAACTGGAGCcacatcaaacaaacaaacaaacacacaaaactggATGGATCTCACAAACCCAGTGATGAGTAGCAAATGGCAGATGCAGAAGAGTTTGTGCTGTATCTACTCCATCTATATCAAGTTCAAAGCAGGGAAACCTGAGCTGAGCTGATTCAGATGGATGCATGTATGGTAAACCATCACATAAAGCCAGGCCATGAGAATATGGGGGAGCAGGGGAGTTGGCTGGCACAGAGCATATGGGGCAAAAGGCCTGTGGCGCTAGCAACACTTTTACAACATAAATGGCGATTATGTAGGCTTTCATTTATAATGATTTGTTAAACTACATGTTTGCTTAATGTATTTGCCTGTACATGTGTTCtgtaattattctttatttttgagacagggtctcactctgttgcccaggctggagtacagtggcatgatcttggctcactgcaacctctgcctcccaggttcaagcaattctcctgcctcaacctcccgagtagctgggactacagctgtgtgccactgtgcccagctaattttttgtagagacagggctgtGCCATGTCACCCAGATTggtaattcttatttattttatttatttattttttttgagaaaacgaagggtctcactctgtcccccaggctggagtgcagtggcacgatcatggctcactgcaccctcgatcccccaggcttaagcaatcctcccacttcagcctctcaagtagctggaactacagccacACACCACTACATTAACTAAAACaatgggtttttttgagacagagtctcgctgtgtagctcaggctggaatgcaggggtgtgatctaggctcactgcaacccttctgggttcatgccattctcccgcctcagcatcccaagtagctgggactacaggcgccccgccaccacgcccggctaatcttttgtattttttttttcgtagagatggggtttcaccgtgttagccaggatggtcttgatctcctggcctcatgattcatttacctcagcctcccaaagtacaggtgtaagccaccacgctcggccaatttttaaatttctttatagagttgggtcttgctatgttgccatggctggtctcgaactctttggTTCAAGTGAGtatctcgcctcagcctcccaaagtgctgggattacaggcatgagcccctgcagcCACCctaattgattttttattattaatttttttttgagatggagttttgctcttgttgcccaggctggagtgcaatggtgcgaccttggctcatcgcaatctctgcatcccaggttcaagcgattctcctgcctcagccccccaagtagctgggattacacgcatgtgccaccacgcccggctaattttgtattttttagcagagatggggtttctctatgttggccaggctggtctcaaactccctgcctcaggtgatccactcacctcatcctcccaaagtgctgggattacaggtgtgagtgactgcGCTCGgcaattgatttttcaaaaaccaTCCCTCCTCCTGTCCCAACTTCCTTGGCTTCCTAGTCTTGCACACCAAGAGATGCTGCATCATGCAGGATACCACCAGCCACCCCCTTGCCCTGTACTGGGAGTGGCACCCTGCTAGCTGCTGAAATGGGAGTGTAGCCAGACACTTACAGCTTCAGGACAGCCAGGTTGGCTTCCAGATCATAGGCATTTTCCTTGGCCTGCGTCTCCACATAGCGCTCCAGGGTGGCCAGGTTCTCAGGATTGTACCTAAAGGAGAATCAAGATAGGTGAGCAGACAGGAGACAGAAGCTGAGGCCAGTCACTTTACAGTCGCAGGGGCAAGTGTAAcctgcccctcccacccttcccctctaAATCTGGCACTGGTCACTTGATCTATCCAGGTAGTGAATTATGTCCAGTATAATCTCTAATAAAACTTTTTCATATCCCAGACTTCTCACCTAAGCTCTATACTCCATTGGAGCCCTGGGTCTTGCCTAGGATACCTCCCCAACCTCTGAGCCAGTCACTGCGGCTTGTGCATCTGGCCTCCCGAACATCTCTGTTACTCACCCCTTCTTCCCCTGCTCAGGCCTCCACCCTGATCCAGCCCCATCCTCTCCTGCCTACCTGGATGCCTACTTCCCCCATGTCCGTCTGAACACTCTAGCCTTTGCTTCCCCCATTTCGGTTCTAACCTCTCCCGGATATCACTGTCTGATGTCAGGTTTGTCTCCCTCATGGAATGGGAACTCAGACCGTGAAGGCATGATCTGCCGCTGTCTGATTCGCCTGTGGTTCCCAGCATTGCCTAGCACTGACACTTTATTTCAATAAACATGTGAATGAATGACgtaaggaggagagaagggag includes:
- the EIF3K gene encoding eukaryotic translation initiation factor 3 subunit K isoform X2, coding for MAMFEQMRANVGKLLKGIDRYNPENLATLERYVETQAKENAYDLEANLAVLKLYQFNPAFFQTTVTAQILLKALTNLPHTDFTLCKCMIDQAHQEERPIRQILYLGDLLETCHFQAFWQALDENMDLLEGITGFEDSVRKYSQLKVWMSKYGWSADESGQIFICSQEESIKPKNIVEKIDFDSVSSIMASSQ